From Pusillibacter faecalis, one genomic window encodes:
- a CDS encoding YabP/YqfC family sporulation protein, translated as MERNRKEKGRVLDSVAELFDLPADVVAGLPRLELVGDRQLYLEHHTGLLAYSDTQIDANTAAGVLRVTGERLTLLAMTAEELRIGGRIEAVAWVEVGR; from the coding sequence ATGGAGCGGAATCGAAAGGAGAAGGGCCGGGTGCTGGACAGCGTGGCGGAGCTTTTTGACCTGCCGGCCGACGTGGTGGCAGGGCTGCCCAGGCTGGAACTGGTTGGAGACCGTCAGCTGTATCTGGAGCATCATACAGGTCTTTTAGCTTACAGCGATACCCAGATTGACGCCAACACCGCCGCCGGCGTGCTGCGTGTAACCGGAGAGAGGCTAACCCTGCTGGCCATGACGGCGGAAGAACTGCGCATTGGCGGACGGATTGAAGCGGTGGCCTGGGTGGAGGTGGGCAGATGA
- a CDS encoding nucleoside recognition domain-containing protein, protein MKTRNLAFPCLVLCGVLVWFLADAAQIRTAAAEALSLCAKSVIPALFPFLAVSRLLVSLGFGEWISPHLAGVMTPLFHQPGPASSALLLGLVGGYPIGAQTAADLYRERLLTEDEAARLLTFCNNSNPVFLISVLGVGVFGSVRAGVWLWLIHLLSALLVGMLFRGGSSTPRQRSSPSFSCRSVSLAGAFVDAVKGAATSMLAVCGFITLFYVLAQPFAALGGYLAPALVGLVELFSLTPLLPADRLGFILAAALSGWGGLSVLAQTAAVLDGTGLPLRRCLVGKASQCLLSALLAALLSSYALS, encoded by the coding sequence ATGAAAACGCGCAATCTGGCGTTTCCCTGTCTGGTGCTCTGCGGCGTTCTGGTGTGGTTTCTGGCGGACGCGGCTCAGATCCGGACCGCTGCGGCGGAGGCCCTGTCCCTGTGTGCCAAGTCCGTCATTCCAGCTCTGTTCCCCTTTCTGGCGGTATCCCGCCTGCTGGTGTCCCTGGGGTTTGGAGAGTGGATCTCCCCACACCTCGCAGGAGTGATGACGCCGCTGTTCCACCAGCCAGGGCCTGCCAGCAGCGCTCTTTTGCTGGGACTTGTTGGGGGCTATCCCATCGGTGCCCAGACGGCGGCGGATTTGTACCGGGAGCGGCTGCTGACCGAGGACGAGGCCGCGCGGCTCCTGACCTTTTGCAACAATTCCAATCCGGTATTTTTGATCAGCGTCCTGGGTGTCGGCGTCTTTGGGAGCGTCCGGGCGGGTGTATGGCTGTGGCTCATTCACCTGCTCTCAGCTCTGTTGGTAGGGATGCTCTTTCGAGGCGGCAGCAGTACTCCGCGACAGCGCTCCTCTCCATCCTTTTCCTGCAGGTCTGTGTCCTTGGCCGGTGCCTTTGTGGACGCCGTCAAAGGCGCTGCTACCTCTATGTTAGCCGTCTGCGGCTTTATTACGCTCTTCTATGTGCTGGCTCAGCCTTTCGCGGCTCTGGGCGGCTACCTGGCCCCCGCTCTGGTAGGGCTGGTGGAGCTCTTCTCTTTGACGCCCCTCCTGCCAGCCGACCGCCTGGGCTTTATCCTAGCTGCGGCCTTAAGCGGCTGGGGTGGACTGTCTGTTCTGGCCCAGACGGCGGCGGTGCTGGACGGCACCGGGCTTCCCCTACGCCGGTGTCTCGTGGGAAAGGCTTCCCAGTGTCTGCTTTCGGCTCTCCTAGCCGCGCTTCTCTCCAGCTATGCGCTGAGCTGA
- the deoC gene encoding deoxyribose-phosphate aldolase, which yields MELKEILSKCDHTLLTPTATWKEIREVCDDGAHYGCASVCIPASYVHQAAEYLGGRLPVCTVIGFPNGYDTTAAKCLMAEDAVRSGAGEVDMVINLGWVKDSRWQEVLEEIQAVKRACGGQLLKVIVECCFLTEEEKIRLCRIVTDSGAEYIKTSTGFGTGGATREDVALFAEHIGPHVKIKAAGGIADLRDAEEFIRLGASRLGTSRVVKAIKALEKANTNC from the coding sequence ATGGAACTGAAAGAGATTTTAAGCAAGTGCGACCACACGTTACTGACCCCGACGGCCACCTGGAAGGAGATTCGGGAGGTCTGCGACGACGGCGCACACTACGGCTGCGCCAGCGTGTGTATTCCGGCAAGCTATGTGCATCAGGCGGCAGAGTATCTCGGAGGGCGGCTGCCGGTATGCACGGTGATCGGATTTCCTAACGGCTACGACACTACTGCCGCCAAGTGCTTGATGGCGGAGGACGCGGTGCGCAGCGGCGCCGGCGAGGTGGATATGGTCATCAACCTGGGCTGGGTCAAGGACAGCCGCTGGCAGGAGGTGCTGGAGGAAATCCAGGCGGTAAAAAGGGCGTGCGGCGGGCAGCTGTTAAAAGTCATCGTGGAGTGCTGCTTCCTTACAGAGGAGGAGAAGATCCGTCTGTGTCGAATTGTCACCGACTCCGGCGCGGAGTATATCAAGACCTCTACCGGCTTTGGCACCGGCGGTGCCACCCGGGAGGACGTGGCCCTTTTTGCCGAACACATCGGCCCTCACGTGAAGATCAAGGCTGCCGGCGGCATTGCAGATTTGCGGGATGCAGAGGAGTTCATCCGCTTAGGAGCCTCGCGTCTGGGGACCAGTCGGGTGGTCAAAGCTATAAAGGCACTGGAAAAAGCGAATACAAATTGTTGA
- a CDS encoding MBL fold metallo-hydrolase, which yields MADCIAEGLWRLDIPLEGNPLKNLNSYLIRGERSLLIDTGFRWASCRLAMERQLEELEVDRDRMDIFATHLHSDHVGLAAELLRPGCRLFIGEIDGPGVEDYMDDDCWRDLYAEYVKDGFTWEEIDHLWDSNPAQEAAPDVWAQYRYLKNGDVLSYGGHELRCILTPGHTPGHMCLYDPAAKWLFAGDHILFHISPNICRWESMPDALGSYLESLQKVRNLPVDLLLPAHRAETGILADRVDELTAHHLRRIEDAWQTVRDEPGLTGYEIAGRMRWKIRSRSWADFPLEQKFFAVGEALAHLDYLEVRGRVCRQEEHGKRRYYLPE from the coding sequence ATGGCGGATTGCATCGCGGAGGGCCTTTGGCGCCTGGACATTCCCTTGGAGGGGAATCCGCTGAAAAATTTGAACAGCTATTTGATCCGGGGGGAGCGAAGCCTGCTGATTGACACAGGCTTTCGCTGGGCCTCCTGCCGTCTGGCCATGGAGCGTCAGCTGGAGGAGCTGGAGGTGGACCGGGACCGGATGGATATTTTTGCAACCCATCTGCACAGCGACCATGTGGGCTTGGCGGCGGAACTGCTCCGGCCGGGATGCCGGCTTTTCATTGGGGAGATTGATGGCCCCGGTGTGGAGGATTACATGGATGACGACTGCTGGCGGGATCTGTACGCAGAGTACGTGAAGGACGGGTTCACCTGGGAGGAGATCGACCATCTTTGGGACTCCAACCCGGCCCAGGAGGCGGCACCGGATGTCTGGGCACAATACCGGTATCTGAAGAACGGGGATGTGCTCTCCTACGGTGGGCACGAGCTGCGCTGTATCCTGACGCCGGGGCACACGCCGGGACATATGTGCCTATATGACCCAGCGGCGAAATGGCTGTTTGCAGGAGATCATATTTTATTCCACATCTCCCCCAACATCTGCCGGTGGGAGAGTATGCCGGACGCCTTGGGAAGCTACTTGGAGAGTCTGCAGAAAGTGCGGAATCTGCCGGTGGACCTGTTACTGCCGGCCCACCGGGCGGAAACCGGCATACTAGCGGACCGGGTGGATGAGCTGACCGCCCACCACCTGCGCCGGATTGAGGATGCTTGGCAGACTGTACGGGACGAGCCGGGACTGACGGGCTATGAGATTGCGGGCCGGATGCGGTGGAAAATCCGCAGCCGCAGCTGGGCGGACTTCCCGCTAGAGCAGAAATTTTTCGCCGTGGGGGAGGCGCTGGCCCACCTGGACTATCTGGAGGTCCGGGGAAGGGTTTGCCGCCAGGAGGAGCACGGCAAGCGCCGCTATTATCTTCCAGAATGA
- a CDS encoding trypsin-like peptidase domain-containing protein — protein MKIKLLSLLCALLLLVGALPAASALDGEALRSANTLAALNLVDSAGAAVDYNQNAPASRADAVLLLVRLAGAEKAAKAAGGSTAFRDVPTSYAPYVAYAVRQGWVCGVSAVEFAPSRAITANAWCAMLLRMLGYRESAGDFTVPDAAAFAQHIGLVSRRYDGALTRGDVFEMMREALTFPYQNGSGTVIERLVESGTCTYATASALGLLDAELTVREAADRCTAAVFCLDLFEKQQQIDRKEPAANASGFLISSDGVAVTNYHSLEDGVYALATFSTGESYPVESVLYYDTEIDIAVVRLAKTSITGKEVSAFSYLELAGTEDVRPGDTVYAIGNPLGLGLAVSSGVVSSTNREVDRYALPCVMNTADISQGSSGGALLNVYGQVIAVTSGAYTYGNSMYLAVPVDPVMSADLTSHSWTLKEVKQMEAAKGD, from the coding sequence ATGAAAATCAAACTGCTCTCACTCCTCTGTGCTCTGCTCCTGCTGGTGGGAGCGCTCCCCGCCGCCTCCGCACTGGATGGCGAGGCGCTTCGCTCTGCCAACACTTTAGCCGCCCTTAATCTGGTAGACAGCGCCGGAGCCGCCGTGGACTACAATCAAAACGCCCCTGCCTCCCGGGCCGACGCAGTGCTTTTGCTGGTGCGTCTTGCCGGAGCGGAGAAGGCGGCAAAAGCCGCAGGAGGCAGCACAGCATTTCGGGACGTGCCCACCTCCTATGCCCCCTATGTCGCCTATGCTGTCCGCCAGGGGTGGGTCTGTGGTGTAAGCGCTGTGGAATTTGCTCCCAGCCGCGCCATCACCGCAAATGCCTGGTGCGCCATGCTGTTGCGGATGCTGGGATATCGGGAGAGCGCGGGAGATTTCACCGTTCCGGATGCCGCCGCCTTCGCCCAGCACATCGGCCTGGTTTCCCGGCGTTATGACGGCGCACTGACCCGGGGCGATGTGTTTGAAATGATGCGGGAGGCTCTGACGTTCCCCTATCAAAACGGCAGCGGCACCGTCATCGAGCGTCTGGTGGAATCCGGGACCTGTACCTATGCCACCGCCAGCGCGCTGGGGCTGCTGGACGCTGAACTGACCGTCCGGGAGGCGGCAGACCGCTGCACAGCAGCTGTTTTCTGTCTGGACCTTTTTGAAAAGCAGCAGCAGATTGACCGCAAAGAGCCCGCGGCCAATGCCAGCGGCTTTCTGATCTCCAGTGACGGTGTGGCTGTCACCAATTACCACTCCCTGGAAGATGGCGTCTATGCACTGGCCACCTTCTCCACTGGTGAATCCTACCCGGTGGAGTCTGTCCTCTACTATGACACGGAAATTGATATCGCCGTTGTCCGCCTCGCGAAGACCTCTATTACCGGAAAGGAGGTCTCCGCCTTCTCCTATCTGGAACTGGCGGGTACAGAGGACGTCCGCCCCGGCGACACTGTCTATGCCATCGGGAATCCTCTGGGACTAGGGCTGGCTGTCAGTTCCGGTGTTGTCAGCTCCACCAACCGGGAGGTAGACCGTTACGCTCTCCCCTGCGTGATGAACACCGCCGACATCTCCCAAGGCAGCAGCGGCGGCGCCCTGTTGAATGTCTACGGTCAGGTAATCGCTGTCACCTCCGGCGCCTATACATACGGTAACAGCATGTACTTGGCAGTGCCTGTGGACCCGGTGATGTCCGCTGATCTCACCTCCCATAGCTGGACGCTGAAGGAAGTCAAGCAGATGGAGGCCGCCAAGGGCGATTGA
- a CDS encoding HAD hydrolase-like protein, whose protein sequence is MYRYLFFDLDGTLTDSKAGILNCLRYAFEKLGEPVPPEETLLAFIGPPLQDSFMRYCGFSPELAAEGIRLFRERYVPVGKFENAAAPGMADLCRRLKKRGYVLALASSKPEELCVPICEKFGFAPSLTVIAGSPPESDWEKSDVIRETMRRLHLEEAQKDEILMVGDRKFDVLGAMECGIGCVGVEFFGYAAPGELEDAGALAVARTAEELEHWILTH, encoded by the coding sequence GTGTATCGGTATCTTTTTTTTGATCTGGATGGAACGCTGACAGACTCCAAGGCAGGAATTTTGAACTGCCTGCGCTATGCCTTTGAGAAACTGGGAGAGCCGGTACCGCCGGAGGAGACGCTGCTTGCCTTTATCGGGCCGCCGCTGCAGGATTCGTTCATGCGTTACTGCGGTTTTTCCCCAGAGCTGGCAGCGGAGGGAATCCGTCTGTTTCGGGAGCGATATGTGCCCGTTGGGAAATTTGAAAATGCTGCCGCTCCGGGAATGGCAGACCTATGCCGCCGATTGAAGAAGCGGGGCTATGTGCTGGCATTGGCCTCCTCCAAGCCAGAGGAGTTGTGCGTGCCAATCTGCGAGAAATTTGGCTTTGCGCCGTCCCTGACGGTCATTGCCGGCAGCCCGCCGGAGAGCGACTGGGAAAAATCCGACGTCATCAGGGAGACCATGCGCCGCTTGCATCTGGAAGAGGCGCAGAAAGACGAGATTCTGATGGTGGGAGACCGGAAATTTGACGTGTTGGGGGCCATGGAATGTGGAATCGGTTGTGTGGGCGTGGAATTCTTCGGCTACGCTGCCCCCGGAGAGCTGGAGGACGCCGGCGCCCTGGCAGTGGCGCGGACGGCGGAGGAGCTGGAGCACTGGATTCTCACACATTGA
- a CDS encoding LysR family transcriptional regulator — translation MTFHQLTYVVEISKCGSINKAAHKLHLSQSGISSAVRELEEELGIQFFRRSNRGVEFTPEGKEFLSYAVSLLEQKQRIEGLYGQNRNAAAPERFSVSTQRYPFTEDAFLRMLQATQESRFRFSLKETGMDAVIDDVYDHRSDIGVIFLTELTEKMIRRLLDARELVFHEIASVDPCIYVRKDHPLAGRESVSEEDVEGYPYVSFEHAQGVAADFSEEYPEMSLRRPDRWIHVNNRATMMNVLAGTDAYTTGSGLLVENFISQAVVTVPLVGKSPVHIGWIVPRGARLSHRAEQFIRLLEDSVADSIQFTARLHRSMTKPQSRYTDLNPTKRSSP, via the coding sequence ATGACCTTTCATCAGCTGACATATGTGGTGGAGATTTCTAAATGCGGGTCGATCAACAAGGCAGCCCATAAGCTGCATTTGTCCCAGTCCGGCATCTCCTCTGCGGTTCGGGAGCTGGAGGAGGAGCTTGGCATCCAGTTTTTTCGCCGCAGCAACCGGGGCGTGGAATTTACACCGGAGGGCAAGGAATTCCTCAGCTACGCAGTGTCCCTGCTGGAACAGAAGCAGCGGATCGAAGGGCTGTATGGGCAGAATCGGAATGCGGCTGCGCCAGAGCGGTTTTCCGTCTCCACCCAGCGCTATCCCTTTACGGAAGACGCCTTCCTGCGGATGCTGCAGGCCACACAGGAGAGCCGCTTTCGCTTTTCCCTCAAGGAGACGGGGATGGATGCCGTCATTGACGACGTATATGACCATCGCTCAGACATCGGCGTCATTTTCCTGACGGAGCTGACGGAAAAAATGATCCGCCGCCTGCTGGATGCCCGGGAGCTTGTTTTTCACGAGATTGCCTCCGTTGACCCCTGCATCTATGTCCGCAAGGACCATCCCCTGGCGGGCCGCGAGAGCGTGTCTGAAGAGGATGTGGAGGGTTATCCCTATGTCTCCTTCGAACACGCCCAGGGCGTGGCCGCGGATTTCTCTGAGGAGTACCCGGAGATGTCCTTGAGACGGCCGGATCGGTGGATTCATGTGAACAACCGTGCCACTATGATGAATGTGCTGGCCGGAACCGACGCTTACACGACCGGCAGTGGATTGCTGGTTGAAAATTTCATCAGCCAGGCGGTGGTTACAGTTCCCCTAGTGGGCAAAAGCCCAGTCCACATTGGCTGGATTGTTCCCCGAGGCGCCCGTCTCTCCCATCGGGCTGAGCAGTTCATCCGGCTGTTGGAAGACTCTGTCGCGGACTCCATTCAGTTCACGGCCCGTCTGCACCGATCCATGACAAAGCCACAATCCCGATACACGGACTTGAATCCCACAAAAAGGAGTTCCCCATGA
- a CDS encoding mechanosensitive ion channel family protein yields MNTQLAELAKNFDVSLRGALSALATLLICLLAVRIVTKAARRLLSRSKLDIRMQKYLLSAIKAVLYLITAIIVIGSLGIDMTSLVALLSVASLGITLAAEDILANIAGGLVILSSRPFTIGDYIEVSGVSGTVEEISLNHTKLTTPDGLLVMLPNKTLADSQMTNYTALGQRRITQVVSASYQDAADTVKAACQSAIGKTPGVLPDPAPAVYVTKYGESAIEYTIYCWASTADYWAAKFSLSENLRPAFEEFGVTMTYNHLNVHLVDSGS; encoded by the coding sequence ATGAACACACAGCTTGCTGAGCTTGCCAAAAATTTTGATGTCTCCCTGCGCGGCGCCTTGTCTGCCCTGGCCACGCTGCTGATTTGCCTGCTGGCGGTCCGAATTGTGACCAAGGCAGCCCGCCGCCTGCTGTCCCGTTCTAAGCTGGACATACGGATGCAGAAATACCTGCTCTCCGCCATCAAGGCGGTCCTGTATCTGATTACCGCGATCATCGTAATTGGGAGCCTGGGGATCGACATGACCTCTCTTGTGGCATTGTTGTCTGTAGCCTCCCTGGGAATTACCCTGGCGGCGGAGGATATTCTGGCCAACATCGCCGGCGGGCTGGTGATTCTCTCCTCCCGTCCCTTTACCATTGGGGACTATATTGAGGTCTCTGGCGTCTCCGGCACTGTGGAGGAAATCAGCCTAAACCATACCAAGCTGACAACCCCGGACGGGCTGCTGGTGATGCTGCCCAACAAGACCTTAGCAGATTCCCAAATGACCAACTATACCGCTTTGGGGCAGCGGCGGATCACACAGGTGGTCAGCGCCTCCTATCAGGACGCCGCGGACACCGTCAAGGCTGCCTGCCAATCCGCAATCGGCAAAACCCCCGGAGTACTGCCGGACCCAGCTCCCGCTGTCTATGTCACCAAGTATGGGGAGAGCGCCATCGAATACACGATTTATTGCTGGGCCTCCACCGCAGATTATTGGGCCGCGAAATTTTCTCTTTCAGAAAATCTCCGCCCTGCTTTTGAGGAATTTGGCGTAACCATGACCTATAACCACCTAAATGTTCACCTTGTGGATTCCGGCAGCTGA
- a CDS encoding sensor histidine kinase gives MGEKDLAALLPNIAAQARGVLGSLRLASIQLAPAEAREKDPALDRKAALLDQSYYRLLRLVNNLSLAACMTEERPLRLRDQDLVSLVGEYCERAAGLAEMAGVNLRFVCVLERHICAVDSDALEQILSQLLSNSLKFTPAGGTITVELRLMKKRVLLSVEDTGCGIAEEQLTKLFDRFLHNNPPELPSHGLGLGLALCQRLAELHGGMVMAVSHPGRGSRFTLSLPDRQIGSGVSDIGFDYSGGFNRTLLGLADALPSDAFLIRNQG, from the coding sequence ATGGGGGAGAAAGATCTGGCAGCCCTGCTGCCGAACATTGCTGCACAGGCTCGCGGAGTCCTGGGCAGTCTCCGCCTGGCTTCCATCCAGTTAGCTCCGGCAGAGGCCCGTGAAAAGGACCCCGCACTGGACCGGAAGGCTGCCTTGCTGGATCAGAGCTACTACCGGCTGCTGAGGCTGGTCAACAACCTCTCTCTGGCTGCCTGCATGACAGAGGAGCGTCCTCTGCGGCTGAGGGATCAGGATCTGGTCAGTTTGGTAGGGGAGTACTGCGAGCGGGCCGCAGGGCTGGCAGAAATGGCAGGCGTGAACCTGCGCTTTGTCTGCGTACTGGAGCGGCATATCTGTGCGGTGGACAGTGACGCCCTCGAACAGATCCTCAGTCAGCTCTTGTCCAATTCCTTAAAATTTACCCCCGCAGGCGGCACCATCACAGTCGAATTACGCCTTATGAAAAAGCGGGTTCTTTTGTCCGTAGAGGATACCGGCTGCGGCATTGCCGAGGAGCAGCTTACCAAGCTCTTCGACCGCTTCTTGCACAACAACCCCCCCGAACTCCCCTCTCACGGCCTGGGGCTGGGGTTGGCTCTATGTCAGCGGCTGGCGGAACTCCACGGCGGCATGGTGATGGCTGTTTCCCATCCGGGCCGTGGAAGTCGCTTTACACTTTCTTTACCGGACCGGCAAATCGGAAGCGGTGTCTCTGACATTGGTTTTGACTATAGCGGAGGCTTTAACCGAACGCTTTTAGGGCTGGCGGACGCCCTGCCTTCAGATGCTTTTTTGATACGCAACCAGGGCTGA
- the mnmA gene encoding tRNA 2-thiouridine(34) synthase MnmA, with the protein MSHVFVAMSGGVDSSVAALLLQQAGHKISGVNLRMFHNEDLGQSPGKTCCSLADAEDAGLVARRLGAPFYVFDVSQVFRSTVIRDFIEEYQNGRTPNPCAVCNQTVKFGALLDRVRVLGADYLATGHYARVEQDAATGRYLLKRGLDRSKDQSYFLYMLTQEQLAHTLFPLGSLEKTQVRQLAEAHGLVNAHKHDSQDICFVPDGDYAAFIERTVGTPSLPGNFVDQKGQVLGHHRGIIRYTHGQHKGLGLSTSEPLYVLEKDAVSNTIRLGPDSDLWSQTLTAEQFNWVSIPEPTEPIAVTVKTRYSQREAAAIARSLPGGRCQVTFEEPQRAITPGQAVVLYQEEIVVGGGTICGS; encoded by the coding sequence TTGTCGCATGTGTTTGTCGCGATGAGCGGCGGTGTGGACAGCTCCGTGGCCGCTCTGCTTTTGCAGCAGGCAGGCCACAAAATCTCTGGAGTGAACCTTCGGATGTTCCATAATGAAGACTTAGGGCAGTCCCCCGGCAAAACCTGCTGCTCCCTGGCAGATGCGGAGGATGCAGGGTTGGTTGCCCGCCGTCTTGGCGCTCCCTTTTACGTATTTGATGTTTCCCAGGTGTTTCGGAGCACAGTCATTCGTGATTTTATTGAAGAATATCAAAATGGCCGTACTCCCAATCCCTGCGCGGTCTGCAACCAGACCGTAAAATTCGGTGCGCTGCTGGACCGGGTCCGGGTCTTGGGAGCAGATTACTTGGCCACCGGCCACTATGCCCGGGTGGAACAGGACGCAGCCACTGGCCGGTACCTGCTCAAGCGCGGCCTGGATCGCAGCAAGGATCAGAGCTATTTTCTCTACATGCTGACCCAGGAGCAGCTGGCTCATACGCTTTTCCCTCTGGGTAGTCTTGAGAAAACCCAGGTTCGCCAGTTGGCCGAGGCCCACGGCCTGGTCAATGCCCACAAGCATGATAGTCAGGATATCTGCTTTGTCCCCGACGGAGATTATGCCGCCTTCATTGAGCGGACAGTCGGAACTCCCTCCCTCCCTGGCAATTTTGTGGATCAGAAGGGACAGGTGCTGGGGCATCACAGAGGCATCATCCGATATACCCATGGGCAGCACAAGGGGTTGGGATTATCTACGTCGGAGCCCCTCTATGTCCTGGAAAAGGATGCTGTCAGCAATACCATTCGGCTGGGCCCCGACAGTGATCTTTGGAGTCAAACGCTGACAGCAGAGCAGTTCAACTGGGTCTCGATCCCGGAACCCACGGAGCCGATTGCAGTCACCGTCAAAACCCGATATAGTCAACGGGAAGCGGCAGCCATAGCGCGCTCGTTGCCGGGCGGCCGCTGTCAAGTCACCTTTGAGGAGCCCCAGCGTGCCATCACACCCGGTCAGGCAGTGGTTCTATACCAGGAGGAAATCGTGGTGGGCGGCGGTACCATCTGTGGTTCGTAG
- a CDS encoding serine dehydratase beta chain produces the protein MKSIRELYKIGKGPSSSHTIGPERADAKEHFS, from the coding sequence ATGAAATCCATTCGAGAGCTTTACAAAATCGGCAAGGGGCCTTCCAGCTCCCACACCATCGGTCCGGAGCGGGCGGATGCTAAGGAGCATTTTAGCTGA
- the serC gene encoding 3-phosphoserine/phosphohydroxythreonine transaminase: protein MKYGRSYNFSAGPAMMPEEVLEEIAAEMMNYRGSGMCVMEMSHRSKVFQQIRDEAESDLRKLMGIPDNYKVLFVQGGGTVQFAMVPMNLMKNGVACYVETGAWSKKAIKEAQKYGEVKIVASSADKNFSYIPDCSDLDIPENADYVYICENETINGTTYYQLPDTKGKILVSDQSSMFLSRPCDVSKYGLIWAGVQKNVGPAGMAVVIIREDLLREDLSKFVPTYLSYKTHADNDSLYNTPNCWAIYCCGKVFKYLLAKGGLEAMNRRNEEKAAVLYDFLDQSKFFTGAVVKENRSLMNVPFVSPSKEQDAEVVAASKEAGFDNLKGHKSVGGLRASIYNAMPKEGVEALVEFLRKYEAEHA from the coding sequence ATGAAATACGGACGGAGCTATAACTTTTCAGCAGGACCAGCGATGATGCCAGAGGAGGTTTTGGAGGAGATTGCAGCCGAGATGATGAACTACCGTGGCAGCGGGATGTGCGTGATGGAGATGAGTCACCGGTCCAAGGTGTTCCAGCAGATTCGGGACGAGGCGGAGTCGGACCTGCGGAAGCTGATGGGCATCCCGGACAACTACAAGGTGCTGTTTGTCCAGGGCGGCGGCACAGTCCAGTTCGCCATGGTCCCCATGAACCTGATGAAAAACGGCGTTGCGTGCTATGTGGAGACCGGCGCCTGGTCGAAAAAGGCCATCAAGGAGGCGCAGAAGTACGGCGAGGTGAAGATCGTCGCCTCCTCTGCTGACAAGAATTTCTCCTATATCCCCGACTGCTCTGACCTGGACATTCCTGAGAACGCAGACTATGTCTACATCTGCGAGAATGAGACCATCAACGGCACCACCTACTATCAGCTGCCCGACACAAAGGGCAAAATCCTGGTCTCCGACCAGTCCTCCATGTTCCTCTCCCGGCCCTGCGACGTGAGCAAGTACGGCCTGATCTGGGCGGGTGTGCAGAAGAACGTGGGGCCCGCCGGCATGGCGGTGGTGATCATCCGGGAGGACCTGCTGCGGGAAGACCTGTCGAAGTTTGTGCCCACCTACCTCAGCTATAAAACCCACGCGGACAACGACTCGCTGTATAACACCCCCAACTGCTGGGCCATCTACTGCTGCGGCAAGGTGTTCAAATACCTGCTGGCCAAGGGAGGGCTGGAGGCTATGAACCGGCGCAACGAGGAGAAGGCGGCGGTGCTGTATGACTTCCTGGATCAGAGCAAGTTCTTCACCGGCGCGGTGGTGAAGGAGAATCGTTCCCTCATGAACGTGCCGTTCGTCTCCCCCAGCAAGGAGCAGGACGCCGAGGTGGTAGCCGCCAGCAAGGAGGCGGGCTTCGATAACCTCAAGGGCCACAAGAGCGTAGGCGGCCTGCGGGCGTCTATCTACAACGCCATGCCCAAGGAGGGTGTGGAGGCCTTGGTGGAGTTCCTGAGGAAATACGAAGCGGAGCATGCCTGA